The sequence ACAGTCGTAGCGGCGAGGGGACGGACGCCAGTGACGGACAGCGCAGGCATACCGGGCGGCACCGCGGCCGGGGGTTCGGGGCGGACCCCGCGCAACCGCGGGCGTCGGCGCCGCGTGCTGCGCCGGATCGGGCTCGGGACGGCCTTCGTGGTCCTGGCGGGCACGGCCACCGGCTGGTGGCTCTACAACAAGCTCGACGGGAACATCACCGAGGACACCTCGGCCGCGGCCGAGCTGAGGCGCTACGAGCGCGAGCGCCCGGCGCACCTGGCCACCGGGGCCCAGAACATCCTGCTGATCGGCTCGGACTCGCGCTCCGGCAAGGACAACGCCCGGTACGGGCAGGACGGGGGCACCCAGCGCTCGGACACCACGATCCTGCTGCACCTGCCGCAGGACCGCCGGAGCGCGACCGCGGTGTCGATACCCCGGGACCTGATGACGGACATCCCCTCCTGCCTGCAGCCGGACGGGAGCCGCACCGCCGCCCGGTTCTCCCAGTTCAACTGGGCGTTCCAGTGGGGCGGGGCCGCCTGCACGATCCGTACGGTGGAGAAGCTCACCGGGATCCGGGTCGACCACCACATGGTGATCGACTTCGGCGGGTTCAAGAAGATGGTCGACGCCATCGGCGGGGTGGAGGTCTGCCTCAAGGAGCCGGTGAACGACTCCGAGGCCAAGCTGCGGCTCGCCGCCGGCCGCCAGACCCTCCGGGGCGAGCAGGCGCTGGGCTACGTCCGTGCCCGCCACAGCCTGGGCAACGGCAGTGACACCGAACGGATGGACCGGCAGCAGCAGTTCCTCGGATCGCTCGTCAAGAAGGTGCAGAGCAACGGGGTGCTGCTCAATCCGACCCGGCTGTATCCGCTGCTGGACGCGGCGACCTCCTCGGTGACCACGGACCCGGGACTGGCCTCGCTGCGCGGCCTGTACGAACTCGTGCGGGGCATGCGGGACATCCCGACCCATCAGGTCAAGTTCCTGACGGTGCCCCGCAAGCCCTACGCGCCCGACCCGAACCGGGACGAGCTGGTCGAGCCGGACGCGGAGCGGCTGTTCCAGCAGCTGCGGATGGACAAGCCGGTCACGGTCGCCCCGCCGAAGCCCACCCCGACGGGGGCCGCGGCGGAGGCCGCCGAGGCGGACACGGAGGCCGGTTCGGACACGGACTCCACGAACGAGGGAACCATCACACCTCAGGTACCCGTCCCTACTTTCACGGGAACGACTGCGGGCAACGCCGACTGCCGGTAAAGCAATCCCAAAAGCCGGTGACCGAACCGAGTGGGATGGGCGGTTCGCCCCGTTATAAGGGGAGTGGAATTTGTCACCAGCATGGTTTGCCGCCGAACAGGGCGGATAGGGTGAGCGATCCGGTGCCCGGCCGGACCAGAGGCGGGCACCAGCAGCCGGATCGTTGACCGTGCGCCTGGGGGAGGCGCGTCGCGAGGCACCGACGGAGGATTCGAGCAACCGTGGATGCGCAAAGCCGTGGGCGGGCGGACGAAATCGACCCCGCAGACCAGTGGGTACTCAATCCCCGCACCGGCAACTACGAACTGCGACTGGCCGACTCCGCCGCGCAAGCGCGGCCCAAGGTCACAGCACCCCGCAGATCGCCGTCTGCCCCCTCGACGCCGACCAAGCCCACCCCCGGGGTACCGCGGCCGCGCCGCGGCGACCCGCCTCCGGGCGGCCGGCGCGGCGGGCGCTCCCGCAAGCTCGGCGGTGGCGGCCGTAAGAAGGCGCTGGCCATCACCGGAGGTGTGGTGGCGTTCCTGCTGGTCGGCGGCGGCGTGGCCGGTTACCTCTACTACGACCACCTGAACGGCAACCTCAGCGTCACCGACGTGGCGGGCGCCGGCACCGGCGGTTTCAAGAAGGACCAGCCGATCAACATCCTGGTGATCGGAACGGACAAGCGCACCGGCGCGGGCAACGAGAACTACGGGGACAAGGACAGCGTCGGCCACGCCGACACCACGATCCTGTTCCACGTCTCGAAGGACCGGACGAACGCGACCGCGCTCTCCATCCCCCGCGACCTGATCACCAACATCCCGGCCTGCCCCACGAAACAGCCGGACGGATCGACGAAGACGATCGCGCCGACCAAGAACACCCGCTTCAACACCAGCCTGGGCCAGGAGGGCCGGGACGCGGGCTGCACGATGCGAACGGTCAAGGAACTCACCGGCATCGAGGTCGACCACTTCATGATGGCCGACTTCAACGCCGTCAAGACGCTGAGCACGGCGGTCGGCGGAGTACCGGTGTGCCTGGACAAGGCCGTCAACGACGAAGAGGGTTCCCACCTCAAGTTGGATGCCGGCGAACACCGGTTGGAGGGCGAGCAGGCCCTCGCCTTCGTCCGGACCCGGCACGGCTTCGGCAACAACAGCGACCTCGACCGGATCAGGATCCAGCAGCAGTTCCTGGGTTCGATGATGCGCGAGATGAAGTCGAAGGAGACGCTGACCAGCCCCAAGAAGTTCCTCTCCCTCGCGGAAGCCGCCACCAAGTCGCTGGGCGTGGACTCGGGGATCGGGTCCATCGGCAAACTCACCGATCTGGCGGGTGAGTTGAAGGGCATCGACACGAAGAACATCACCTTCACCACCCTGCCCGTGAAGGACAATCCGGCCGAACCGGAAGGCAAGAAGGCGACCGTCGTCGTCGAGAAGTCCCTGGCCGATCCGCTGCTGCAGATGATCCGGGGGGACGTCTCGCTCACGGAGGTCGAGAAGAAGGAACAGGCCGCCAAGGAGGCGGCCGACGCGGACGCGAAGGCCAAGCAGGACGCCCTGCTCCAGGGCAACCGCGCGGCCGCGGCGGACGTACGGGTGAGCGTCTACAACGGCGGCGGCCCCAAGGGCTCCGCCTCCACCACGCTGAACTGGCTGCAGAACAGCAAGGGCGTGTCCAAGTCCAGCAACGACGGCAACGCACCCTCCAAGGTCGACGCCACGCAGCTGGAGTACGCCCCCAACCAGGCCGACCAGGCCCGGGCGCTGGCGGACATGATGGGCCTGCCCGCGACCGCGCTGAAGGTGGGGACGGCCGACGCCTCGGCGAAGACGCCGATGAAGCTGACGCTGGGTCCGGACTTCCAGCAGCCGGGCTCCCCGCTGACGGCCGCGGCGCCCCAGCAGCTGCCCCAGGACGTGCAGCAGGCGCAGGCCGACAAGGCGATCTGCGCCAAGTAACAGGACTCGGCCGGTGATTCCGGCACTCTGTCGACCATGAAGGATCTCGAGGGGGACGTGTGAGGCACAGCAGCGTGCGAGGGGAGGGGGCGACCGCCCAGGCCGGCGAGGAGATATCCGGCGGCGAGGCGGACGCTTCCGGCACGGTGCCCCCACAGCGGGGCGGCTCCGGAACGGCTCGCCGTTCGGACGGCGGCCGTCCCCGCAGACAGGGCAGACGGCGCGTGCTGCGCTGGACGGCTTCCGTGCTGTCCCTGCTGATACTCGGGACGGCGGGCGCCGGGTACCTGTACTACCAGCACCTGAACGGCAGCATCCACACGGACGCGCTGAACCTCGGCGAGACCAAACTGGGCGGTTCCAAGCCCAACGCCTTCGGGCAGACCCCTCTCAACATCCTGCTGATCGGCTCCGACGCGCGCGACGACGCCGCGAACCAGGCCCTCGGCGGGGCCACCGACACCTTCGACGGCCCGCCGCTGGCGGACGTGCAGATGCTGCTGCACCTGTCCGCCGACCGCAGCAACATGTCGGTGGTCTCGATGCCGCGCGACACGATGCTGACGATGCCCAAGTGCACCGAGCCGGGCGGCAAGGTGCACCCCGCCAGCAAGGGCCTCGTCCAGACCAACGAGTCCCTGCAGCGCGGCGGTCCGGGCTGCACGGTCGCCGCCTGGCAGGAACTGACCAAGATCCCCATCGATCACTTCATGATGATCGACTTCAAGGGCGTGGTCTCGATGGCCGACGCCATCGGCGGCGTCCCGGTCTGCGTCGAGGAGAACGTCCACTCCCGTACCCGGGACGGCAAGGGCTCCGGCCTGAAGCTGCCGAAGGGCACGAGCGTCATCCAGGGCGAGCAGGCCCTGCAGTGGCTGCGCACCCGCTACGGCTTCGAGGACGGCACCGACATCGGCCGCACCCACGCGCAGCACCAGTACATGACGTCGATGGCCCGCGAGTTCCGCAAGAACGCCAAGCTCACCAACCCGGTGAAGCTCAACAGCCTGGCGCAGGCGGCCATCGACGCCATGGTCGTGGACACCGGCCTGAACAAGATCGACAAGCTGTACGACCTGAGCATGGAGCTCAAGAAGGTGCCCCCGGGCCGGATCACCATGACCACCATGCCCTGGGTCTACAGCACCAAGCCCGGCCTGGACGGTCGGGTCGAGCCCATGGCGAACGAGGCCGAGGCCGTCTTCCGGATGGTCCGCGAGGACATAGCGCTCGACGGCAAGGGCAACGCGACCCCGGAGGGCGGCGCGTCCCCCTCACCGGGCACCTCCGCGACCCCGGGCACCCCGAGCACGGCTCCCGGTACCCCGAGCACCGCCGCGACCACGGCGCCGGCCTCGGCTCCCGCGAAGATCGCGGTCTCCGTCCGCAACGCCACGAGCGGCAAGGACGGCGCCGGGACCCGGGTCAAGAACCGGGCGAACGAGGTGGCCGTGCTGCTGACCGGCAAGGGCTTCACCAAGGCCGCCGCCGACAACCAGACCGGCGCCGAGGACACCACGGTGGTCCGCTACGCCACGGACGCGCAGGCGGCCGACGCGGGCGTCGTGGCCACCGCCCTGGGCCTGCCCGCCACCGCGGTGCAGAAGTCCGAGGAGGTCTCCGGGATCACCCTGTACGTCGGCAAGGACTGGCGGACCGGCAACGCGCCGACCCCGCCGCCGCCCGCCCCGACCGTGGCCCCGACCTCGGCCCACGCCCTCAACGGCGACAACGAGGGCGCCTGCATGCCGATCCAGCCGGGCTTCACCTGGTAGCGCGCACACGAAAGGGGCCCGGCCCGGCGACTGCGACGATCCGCAGCCTCCGGGCCGGGCCCCTTCGTACGTCTCAGACCTGCGAGGGGTCCTGCCGCACGGCCGGTCGGCGACTCGCGATGACCTTGTCCGCCAGCGCCCGCGGGCTGGTCAGGAAGCCGAAGCCCCAGCTGAGGTGCATGGTCGCCAGGGCGACGGGGATCTGCGCCCGGGCCTTGAGCCCGAGCCCCTTGCCCGCCGGTACGGAGCCCGCGGTGATCGCCGCGAGATAACCGGCCGGGAGGACGAAGCCCAGGGGGGACACGGTCACGCCGACGACCACGCTCGCGGCGAGCGCGCAGACGAGGGTCGGCGGGGCCAGGTAGCGCAGGTTGATGGAGCCCGAGTGGTAGCGGGCCACCACGTGCCGCCAGCGTCCGTAGTCCTTGTACTGCTTGGCCAGCGCCTTGACGGAGCGGCGCGGGCGGTACTGGACCAGCAGCTCCGGCGAGAACCAGATCAGACCACCGGCGTCGCGGATGCGGAAGTTCAGCTCCCAGTCCTGGGCGCGGATGAACTCCTCGTTGTAGCCACCCTGCTGTTCCAGCGCCTCACGGCGGAAGACGCCGAGATAGACGGTCTCGGCCGGTCCCGCCTGGCCTCCGGTGTGGAACGGAGCGTTGCCGACACCGATCTTCGAGGTCATCGCCGCGGCCACGGCCTCTTCCCAGGCGTTCTCGCCCTGGGCGTGCATGATGCCGCCGACGTTCTGGGCGCCGGTCTCCTCCAGGAGGCGGACGGCGGTGGCGATGTAGTTCGGCGACAACATGCCGTGGCCGTCGACGCGCACCACGATCGGGTGGCGGGAGGCCTTGATGGCGGCGTTGAGGGCCGCCGGGGTCCGGCCGGTGGGATTCGGGACGGTGTGGACTCGGGGATCCTCGGCGACGAGTTCGGCGGCGATCTCGTCGGTGCGGTCCGTGGACGGCCCGAGTGCGATCACCACCTCCATCTCGCCCGCGTACTCCTGTTCCAGGATGTGGCGGACGGAATCGCGGAGGTAGTGCTCCTCGTCGAGCACCGGCATGATCACCGAGACTGCGGGCTGCTGGGCGGGCATGTGGTCCTTCAAGGTCGGGTATCGGTGTCACGTTACCGCGTACGGGGGAACCGGGTGCGCGCCGAGCGATCGGTAAGGACAGCTGCTGATCGTATGGGCCTACTGTTCTGCCGAATCAGCTGATCCGGCCAGTGCCCCGGCCGGTCTCCCTGCTGCCCCCCGCGGAGGTGTCCCCCGTGCCCCAGCCGCACCGTCCCGCCCGTCCTGACGGGCCGCCCCGACCGCAGCGCGCCCGACGCGGCGGAGGCGGTCCCGCCCGGCGCCGGGACGGTCGGCCCCGGTGGGGGGTCCGACTCGCGGCCGGCCTGTCGGTGGCGGTGCTCGGCTCCGGGGCCATCGGGCACGCCGTGATGACCGGCCTGGACACCGGGATCGAGCGGGTGGACCCGTTCAAGGACATGAAGAACCGCCCGCAGGCCGGACACGGCCTCAACTTCCTGCTGGTGGGCACGGACGGGCGGGAGAAGGTCACCCCGGAGGAGAAGCGCGAGTACCGGTTGGGCGGCGCGCCCTGCCACTGCACGGACACGATCATGCTCGTGCACCTGTCGGCGGACAAGGAACGCGCCAGTGTGATCAGCCTGCCCCGCGACAGCTACGCCGAGGTGCCCGCCCATCGGGACCTCGTCTCGGGCAAGGCCCACAAGGCCCATCCCGTGCGGCTGAACGCGGCGTACGCGGAGGGCGGGCCCAACCTGACCGTGCGGACCGTGGAGAACATGACCCGGGTGAAGATCGACCACTACCTGGAGGTCGACTTCACCAGCTTCATGAAGACGGTCGACGCGATGGGCGGCGTGGAGATCTGCACGGCGAAGACCATGCGCGACCGCAACACCGGCCTCGACCTGCTGCCCGGCAGCCACCGCCTCAGCGGTGGCCAGGCCCTGCAGTACGTGCGTTCGCGCCATGTCGACGGGGCCTCCGACCTCGGCCGGATGCAGCGCCAGCAACGGTTCGTCGCCGCCCTGATCAAACAGGCGACCGGGGGCGGGGTGCTGCTGAACCCGGTGAAGTTCAAGGAGGTCAGCTCCACCCTCCTCGGCTCCGTCCGGGCCGACAAGGACTTCGGCTCGGAGCAGATGCTGGCCCTCGGGCAGGCGATGCGGGACTTCACCCCGTCCTCCTCGGAATTCGCCTCGGTGCCCATCGGCAGCCCGTCCTTCCCCGTGAAGGGCATCGGGTCCACCGTGAAGTGGGACGAGCCGAAGGCGGCCAAGCTGTTCGAGGCGCTGCGCCAGGACCGGCCGCTGGCCCCGGCGCGGCCCGGGAAGACGGAGGGCGGCCCGCCCGCGGCGGTGCCCGTGGACGTGCCCCCGCGCCAGGTCCGGGTCCAGGTGGAGAACGGCACCCGGATCGACGGGCTGGGCGGACGGGTGGACTCCGCGCTGCGGGCCACCGGCTTCGACACCACCCGGGCCCCGGGCAACGGCGCGAGCCGCGAGGTCAAGCGCACGGTGATCACCTACGACCCCCGCTGGGACCGCTCCGCCCGCTCGGTGGCGACCGCGCTGCCGGGCAGCGAGCTGCGGGCGGTGGCGGGCCAGGGCCGGACGGTCGTGGTGGTCGCGGGGGCGGACTACCGCAAGGTGGTGCCGGTGCGGGCCGAGGACCCGTACCAGGGCACCTTCGGGGTGGTCACCGGCGACGAGGTGGTCTGCGGGAAGTAGCCCCGGCCGGGCGGCCGGCCGTTCAGCGGACGCGCTCCACCAGGGAGACCTGGAGGCCGTGGACCTTCTTCGTCTCGACCAGCTTGTAGTGCTTCTCCAGCGCCTCGGCCTGTGCCTCCGGGAGCTTGTGGTACGGGTTCTTCGTACCGCTCCACGTGACCACCCACACCCGCTGGGTGGTGCCGAGGCACTGCTCGGGCTGCGCGCACTCCACCGGGAACAGGTCGTCGTTCGCCACGGCCGAGCGCTGCGCGAACACGTCGCGGAGCTCGACCCGCTCCGGCAGGAAGTACTCGACCTGGAAATCGGTCATGTACACGCTGTCGGCGCCCCGGATCGGTACGAAGCCGTCACCCGGCCGGTAGCCCTTGGCGATGACCGCCGCGGCCTCCTCGCCCTCGCGGCCGGCCTTGATCGTCTCGGTACGGATCTGGCGCTGGTCGGGAAGGCCGAGGAGGATCACCGCGGCCAGGCCGGCCACCCCGAGCGGCCGGGGCCTGAGGGCGGCCAGACCGGCGGCGGCGAGGACCACCCAGGCGGGCATGGTGAAGAGCAGGTAGCGGTCCATGAAGTACGAGGTGCTGCCCTGCGAGACCACCCAGGCGGCCGCGATCGGGGCCGCGCCGACGAGCGCGAGCTCCACGGCGGGCCGACGGCCGCGACTCCACGCGAGCGGGAGCAGCGCCATCGCCGCGACGGCGAGCGCGATGAGCGGGGAGCCGAAGAGGGCGTCCCACACGTCGGCGATGCTGCGCAGATGCGGGGTCTTGATCCAGCTGATCTGGCGGCCGACCTGGCGCTGCCCCAGCAGCACCAGCGGGATCACCGGGAGCAAGCTGACGACGACGGTCACCGCGTAGGCGATGACGGTGCGGCCGTGCCGGTCGTGCCGCCAGCGCAGGAGCACGATCAGGGCGTGCGGCAGCAGGAAGAGCAGGGAGACGATGTGGAACAGTCCGGCGGCCGCCACGGCGACGGCGTACGGGGCCCAGCGCCGCGGGGTCGGCCGCTCCAGCGCCCGCATCAGCAGCCAGGTCGCGGCGGTGACCGCGAGCACGACGAAGGCGTAGGAGCGGGCCTCCTGGCCGTACCGAGAGACGGACGGGAGCAGGGCGAAGAGCAGGCCGGCGAAGACGGCGGTGCGGCGGTCGAACAGCATGCGGGCGGTCAGCACGACGAAGGCGGCGGCGCCGGCCATGGCGATCGCCGAGGGCATCCGGAGCATGACCTCGGAGTCGCCGAAGACGGATATCCAGCCGTGCAGCAGCAGGTAGTAGAGGCCCGAGACGGCGTCCACATGGCCCAGCATCCCGATCAGGTCGCCGGTGCTGCGTATCGCGGCGTTCCAGCTGGCGAGCTCGTCGCGCCAGAGCTGGGGGTTGCCGCTGCCCACGGTGGCGACCACGAGGGTCAGCACGGCGGCCCACAGCCAGTCGAAGCGGGCCGAGCGCGGTGTGCGCGAAGCGCCCCGGTGGCCCGCTGCGTCGTCCGAGGCCGCCTCGGAGGCGGGGCGGCCGGTCGGGGAAGGCAGGGTATGGGTCGTCATCGGGAGGAACCTGCCATGTCGTTCGAGTTCCGTTCGCGGTCCGCGGCGCGGTCCCGCACCGGCGGGTCGGCCCTCAGCGGGAAGATGCCGGGGGCGTCGATCATGCGCTGCATGAGAGCCGACAGCGGCCGCTCGGCGTAGCGGTGCACGATCCACGACAACAGGAGTACACAGGCAAGCACGGCGAGCAGGGTCGCTCCGACGCCCATACCGTGGTTGCGGGCCCAGCGGATCAGAGCGAATCCGATCTCCTGGTGCAGCAGGTACACGGGGTACGTGAGGGCGCCGGCGACGGTCAGCCACTTCCATTGGATCCGGTCGAAGGCACCCATCGCCACCGCCAGCACCACGCCGAAGGCGAGGAGGGAGAAGCCGGCCATCACGTTCCAGCTCAGCGAGTGCATGACGCCGTACTCGTAACTGCCCTTCGTGCCCAGCAGCTGATGCTGGGCCACCAGCCAGGAGAACCCGACGACGCCCAGGAGCAGCCAGTTCGTGCCGAACCGATAGATCAGGAACATGGCGATACCGGCGATGAAGTACGGGGCGTACTCCGGCATGACGAACATCTTCAGCAGCGCATTGTCCGCCTTGTCGGCGACCACGGACAGGATCATCCAGATCCCGCAGAAGGCCAGCACCCTGCGGTAGGTGACGCCGAGCGCCACGACGACGGCGAACAGCAGGTAGAAGCGCAGTTCGACCCAGAGGGTCCAGTAGACGGGGTCCACCTCGGTGACACCCAGTGGCAACTGGAGCATCGTGAAGTTGGAGAGCACGTCCGTCTTGCTGAGATGAGGTCGGTTGCGCGCCGTCGCCGCGTAGTTCACCACGAGGGTCGTGAGGATGATCGCGACCCAGTAGGCGGGCAGGAGCCGCACGACGCGGGAGTTGAAGTACTGGCGGGGCGTCTTGCCCCAGCAGGACATGCAAATGACGAAGCCGCTGATCAGGAAGAACAGCTCGACCCCGAGGAAGCCGTACGCGGTGAACCGGTGCAGTTCCGGCATCAGCTCCCGGGGCGTGCCGTCCCAGACCTCCGGCATGCGGTTGACGCCGGTCCAGTGGAAGGCGACCACCATGAGGGCGGCCACCAGACGCAGGCCGTCCAGGGCCCGGAGCCGCGGGCGTCGGCCGGTACCAGCTGCGACGGGCGTCGGGGAAGGATGCGGCACCGTTGGCGAGCTGCTGCCCGGCGCCAGGGGTACGACCGTCGACATAGAGGAACTTCTCCACTGCTGAGCCGGGTTAAGGGCCACGTCGGTTCGCCCGGTGAGCCCGAACGTCAGCTCATAAGTCTACGTGGGGCCCTTGTCGGGGCGGCGCGGGCGGTTGACGAAAGTGAGGCAGGACTCACCGCCGGGCCGTTGGGCTGTGCGGTGTCGCTCAGAGCTCTTCGTCGAAGCCCTGGGCGGAGCGCTCCTCGCGCAGCGCCATGATGGCCTGGCGGCGGGCCAGGCGGTGGGTGCGGCGGATCTGGGCCTCCTGGTAGCGCCGCTCGTCCTGCTCCGTCTCCAGGATGACGGGCGGGACTTGGCGGGGCTTGCCCTCGGCGTCCACGGCCGCGAAGACGAGGTAGGCGCTGCCGACCTGGGTGGCGGGGGTGGACTCGTTCCACCGCTCCGCGAGGACCCGTACGCCGATCTCCATGGAGGAGCGGCCGGTCCAGTTGCACTGGGCCTTGACGTGGACGAGGTCACCCACGCGCACGGGAGCGAGGAAGGCCATCTCGTCCATGGACGCGGTGACCGCCGGTCCGCCGGAGTGGCGGCCGGCCACGGCGCCCGCCGCGTCGTCCACCAGCTTCATGATCACGCCGCCGTGCACCGAGCCGAGGAGGTTGGTGTCGTTGGCGGTCATGATGTGGCTGAGGGTGGTGCGGGAGGCCGAGATCGGCTTCCCGGGCAGCTCGCCCGGTGTTTCTGTCATACGGACACCTTAGATGCGCGCCGGAGGCATCAGCTCTGCAACAGCCCGGTACGGATCCGCCCCCGGGCTGTCGGACGACGCGCCCGGGCATGCATCCTTGGGCACATGAATGACTGGCCGGAGCGGCGGGACGACGGGTACGGGCGCGGCAGCGCGCAGGCGCGGCCGGAGGGCGCGCAGCGGATGCCGCACGTGCAGCGGCAGCCGCAGCAGCCGCAGAGGCCTCCGCGACCGCCGCAGCAGCCGCAGCCCGGCCGGCCGGGGGTCCCGCCACAGCAGCACGGCGGGTACGACGGCGGGTACGACAGCGGCTACAACACCGGTCAGGTCTACGGGACGCCTGCGGGCGGAAGTCCGGGTGGACCGGGCGGGCCGGGTGTGCCGTCGCAGCGGCCGTCGGGACCGTCCGGACCGTCGGGGCCCGGCCACGCGCCGGACTGGGGCAGGCGGATCAAGATCGGTTCGATCGTGCTGGTCTCCGCGCTGCTGGTGACGACGGTGGGCACCTACTTCTGGGCGGACTCCAAGGTGCGCCGCGAGGTGGACCTCTCCAAGGTCATCGAGCGCCCGAAGGAGGGCGACTGCACGACGTACCTGATCGTGGGCTCCGACAGCCGCGAGGGCATGTCCGACGAGGAGAAGAAGAAGCTGCACACGGGCTCGGCCGAGGGCAAGCGGACCGACTCGATGATGATCCTCGCCAAGTGCTCCAGCGGGAACACGATGATCTCGCTGCCGCGCGACTCGGACGTGGAGATCCCGTCCTTCGTCGGCTCCGAGTCGGGCAAGAAGTTCCCCGCGCAGGGGCGCCGGGTCAAGCTCAACGCGGCGTACGCGGAGGACGGGCCGGAGCTGCTGGTGCGGACGGTGGAGCACAACACCGGCCTGCGGATCGACCACTACGCGGAGATCGGCTTCGCCGGCTTCGCGAACATCGTGGACGCGCTGGGCGGGGTGGAGCTGGACATCGAGAAGGGCTTCAAGGACGAGAAGTCCGGCGCCGACTTCCAGGCCGGCAAGCAGACCCTGAACGGCGAGCAGTCCCTGGCCTTCGTACGGACCCGGTACGCCTTCGCCGAGTCGGACCTTCAACGGACGAAGAACCAGCAGAAGTTCCTGTCCGCGCTGGCGAGCCAGGCGGCCACGCCGTCCACGATCGTGAACCCGTTCGCGCTGTACCCGATGCTGGGAGCCGGGCTGGACACGCTGATCGTGGACAAGGACATGGGCCTGTGGGACATGGGCCAGATGTTCTTCGCGATGAAGGGCGTCAACGGCGGTGAAGGCGTCTCGATGAACATGCCGATCTCCGGCCAGCGCGGCGGCAACCTCGTCTGGGACAAGGCGAAGGTGCAGCAGCTGGTGAAGGAGATCCAGAACGACGAGAAGGTCACCGTCCGCGGCCAGTGACCCGGTGTAAGGAAAATGGGGCACCCTGAGGGGTGCCCCATTTTCCGTGAGAGCGTGAGAGCGTGAGAGCGGGTCAGCGCTTGCCGGCGCGGGCGCGCAGCTTCCACGGCATGGCGATGGACTCCAGCTGGACCGCGAGGTTCATCTTGGACTCACCGACGGTGCGGTCCTCGAAGTGGATCGGGACCTCCATCACCTGGAAGTCGCGGCGCAGCGCCTTGAACTTCATCTCCACCTGGAAGCTGTAGCCCGCGCTGCCGACCGACGCCAGGTCGATCCCGCGCAGCGCCTCGGCGCTCCACAGGTTGAAGCCGCCCGTGATGTCGCGCACGCGGGTGCCCAGGATGGTGCTCGCGTAGGCGTTGGCCCAGCGGGAGAGCAGCTTGCGGTGCGCGCCCCACGCGTCGGACAGGGTGCCGCCGGGGACGTAGCGGCTGCCGACGACGAGACCGGCGCCGGTGGACAGGGCCACGCCCAGCATCTCGGCGATCTTGCCGGCCGGGTGGGAGCCGTCCGCGTCCATCTGGAGCACGTACTCGGCGCCGTCCTCGACGGCCTTGGCCATGCCGGCGGCGTAGGCGCGGCCGAGGCCGTCCTTCGCCGTGCGGTGCAGCACCGACATGCGCGGGGCGCCGTCCTCGGTGAGGTAGCCCTCGGCGAGTTCGTCGGCGATCCGGCCCGTGCCGTCGGGCGAGGAGTCGTCGACGATCAGCAGGCGCAGGCCGGGCTGGTCCAGGCCCATGATGAGCTCGGCCATGCCCGGCAGGTTGCCGGCTTCGTTGTACGTGGGCATGACCACGGTGAGCGGGGTCTGCGCCCACGCGTCGGGGAGCTTGGTGGTCACGATGTCGGTGGCGCGGGGAGTCTGCTGCTCGCCTATCACAGGGGTATGCCTCACTGAAGTCGGTCGGTACGCGCGTCCCTATCCGGGGTCACCGGTCGGAGGAAAAGCGGACTGCGGCCGCAGGCAGTTCAGCCTCGCACCACACCCGCGCCCCTGCGCGAAGTTCGTTGTCAGCCCCTACGACCGCACCGTCGCCGATGACCGCGCCGTCCAGGACTGTGCGCGATC comes from Streptomyces virginiae and encodes:
- a CDS encoding polyprenol monophosphomannose synthase encodes the protein MIGEQQTPRATDIVTTKLPDAWAQTPLTVVMPTYNEAGNLPGMAELIMGLDQPGLRLLIVDDSSPDGTGRIADELAEGYLTEDGAPRMSVLHRTAKDGLGRAYAAGMAKAVEDGAEYVLQMDADGSHPAGKIAEMLGVALSTGAGLVVGSRYVPGGTLSDAWGAHRKLLSRWANAYASTILGTRVRDITGGFNLWSAEALRGIDLASVGSAGYSFQVEMKFKALRRDFQVMEVPIHFEDRTVGESKMNLAVQLESIAMPWKLRARAGKR